One cyanobiont of Ornithocercus magnificus DNA segment encodes these proteins:
- a CDS encoding Fe-S cluster assembly ATPase SufC, whose translation MIRTDAETLLEIKNLHARVENQPILNGVNLHVRAGEIHAVMGRNGSGKSTLARVLVGHPAYTVTEGSVQFRGEDLLAMAAEQRARIGLFLGFQYPVEVPGVSNLEFLRVATNACRQQRGQKELDTFDFEDLVRERLKVVQMDPAFLERSVNEGFSGGEKKRNEILQMALLEPLVAILDEADSGLDIDALRIVAGGVNQLSGPDNATLLITHYQRLLNEVKPDYVHVMAAGRILRTAGQELVLELEQSGYDWVDKQLATLEVG comes from the coding sequence GTGATCCGAACCGACGCTGAGACTCTCCTCGAGATCAAGAACCTTCATGCAAGGGTTGAGAATCAACCTATTCTCAATGGTGTTAATCTTCATGTGCGCGCAGGCGAAATTCACGCAGTCATGGGTCGTAACGGTAGTGGCAAAAGCACTCTGGCGAGAGTGCTTGTCGGCCATCCCGCTTACACAGTAACTGAGGGTAGTGTACAATTCCGGGGTGAAGATCTGCTGGCAATGGCGGCCGAGCAACGGGCTCGGATTGGACTCTTTCTTGGCTTCCAGTACCCAGTAGAGGTCCCCGGAGTTAGTAATCTGGAGTTCCTAAGGGTAGCTACTAACGCTTGCCGTCAGCAACGAGGCCAGAAAGAATTAGATACTTTTGACTTTGAGGACCTGGTGCGCGAGCGCCTGAAAGTTGTCCAAATGGATCCAGCCTTCCTTGAGCGTAGTGTTAACGAAGGATTCTCAGGTGGCGAAAAGAAGCGCAACGAGATTCTCCAGATGGCTCTGCTAGAGCCGTTAGTGGCGATTCTCGATGAAGCTGACTCTGGCCTAGATATAGATGCACTACGCATCGTAGCTGGCGGTGTAAATCAACTATCAGGGCCAGATAACGCCACACTTCTAATTACTCATTATCAACGTCTTTTGAACGAGGTAAAACCGGATTATGTCCATGTAATGGCAGCAGGAAGGATTTTACGCACTGCTGGCCAAGAGCTAGTCCTTGAGCTTGAGCAATCTGGGTATGATTGGGTTGACAAGCAGCTTGCCACCTTGGAGGTGGGATGA
- a CDS encoding Fe-S cluster assembly protein SufD, with product MSVTSPQRWLAALPHPSGPLQEVQRRGRIRFGNLPVPSRRLEAWRLTNLSRLEALLDLATVPVPLPVLSSWPEPPAKSIQIVLNPFSDPLANIQLPAGVYPLTQAELSRTLGRGLERCACLFDWPVVLNDSAASSLLALRISGRLTTPLEVIVPSFPVCLAATRLLLLLDDEAELDLLQVLVGDSGSAHSHLVEIRLGHNARLNHGWLALGGGDAALLGHLALEQKPYSYYGLTSVHSGWSFGRFEPRIVQVGGRANTCIRGLQVTMGNQQLATHALMRFDGPQGTLDQLQKGLAGGRSHNIFNGTVQVPRLAQLTDAAQLSRNLLLSSYARIDTKPELEIVADDVRCTHGATIGQLQQEELFYLQSRGIAVNQASALLISGYCSEVLSMLPADAASRWRPMDALMQEVSA from the coding sequence ATGAGTGTGACATCACCACAGCGTTGGCTAGCTGCCTTGCCTCACCCATCGGGACCACTTCAGGAAGTTCAGAGGCGCGGGCGCATTCGTTTCGGCAATCTCCCGGTGCCAAGCCGCCGACTAGAAGCTTGGCGATTAACCAATCTCTCGCGTCTTGAAGCGCTGCTTGATCTTGCTACAGTACCAGTCCCTCTTCCAGTCCTCTCATCTTGGCCAGAACCTCCGGCTAAGAGCATCCAGATTGTTCTGAATCCGTTTAGTGATCCACTCGCGAATATTCAGTTACCTGCTGGAGTTTACCCACTAACACAAGCTGAACTATCAAGAACCCTTGGCCGTGGGCTCGAACGCTGCGCTTGTTTGTTTGACTGGCCAGTAGTCTTGAATGACTCAGCTGCTTCGAGTCTGCTTGCTCTGCGTATTAGTGGACGTCTTACTACACCACTTGAAGTTATAGTACCATCGTTTCCTGTTTGTCTTGCTGCTACCCGTCTACTTCTCCTACTCGATGATGAAGCTGAACTCGATCTTTTGCAGGTGCTGGTCGGTGACTCCGGATCTGCGCACAGCCACCTGGTAGAGATACGCCTTGGCCACAATGCTCGCTTGAACCATGGTTGGCTTGCCCTTGGCGGTGGTGACGCTGCTCTTCTTGGACATCTAGCATTAGAGCAGAAGCCATATAGCTACTATGGTCTGACCTCTGTTCATTCAGGTTGGTCATTCGGACGTTTTGAGCCACGTATCGTTCAAGTCGGCGGCCGTGCCAACACTTGCATACGCGGTTTACAGGTAACGATGGGCAACCAGCAACTTGCCACCCATGCCCTGATGCGTTTTGACGGACCTCAAGGGACTCTAGATCAACTACAGAAAGGATTGGCTGGGGGGCGTTCCCATAATATCTTCAACGGAACTGTGCAGGTGCCACGCTTAGCACAACTCACCGACGCTGCTCAGCTCAGTCGTAACTTACTACTCTCTAGCTATGCTCGCATCGATACCAAGCCAGAGCTTGAGATTGTCGCTGATGATGTGCGCTGCACCCACGGTGCGACGATTGGCCAATTGCAACAAGAGGAACTATTCTATCTACAGAGCCGAGGGATTGCTGTAAATCAGGCCTCTGCATTGCTGATTAGTGGCTACTGCTCTGAGGTCTTAAGCATGCTACCGGCTGACGCTGCTAGCCGATGGCGACCAATGGATGCTCTAATGCAAGAGGTAAGTGCATGA